A single genomic interval of Pyrus communis chromosome 5, drPyrComm1.1, whole genome shotgun sequence harbors:
- the LOC137735033 gene encoding protein DA1-related 2-like has translation MKRLGKLFRSGPNRGEAAERSNPNPQLSGDENELWRALPRSLDDRSRAQKEKEELDHAISLALAEDLKKKSGYRSQTEKDDELTRSRQEGLNPPLYPPYAPAPPPYYPNGQQRICGGCKLDIRYGNYLECMGTFFHPQCFCCRSCGRPIVENEFSLSGRDPYHKSCFKELAHPKCEVCHQFIPTNRAGLIEYRCHPFWSQKYCPAHEQDNTSRCCSCERLESWDARYVSLGDGRSLCFECMESAIMDTGDCQALYHAIRDYFEGMNMQLDQQIPMLLVERQALKEAIVGEKSGPHHMPETRGLCLLEEQTVTSIIKRPRIRGHQYIGMRTQPQKLTRNCEVTAILVLYGFPRLLTGAILAHELMHGLLHLKGYQNLNPEVEKGICQVLSYMWLESEVMPRFKNMPSSSTFTSAASSSSSTFS, from the exons ATGAAACGTCTCGGTAAACTTTTCAGGAGTGGGCCTAATCGTGGAGAAGCCGCCGAGCGTAGTAACCCGAATCCGCAGCTTAGTGGTGACGAAAACGAGCTTTGGCGGGCGCTGCCTCGATCCTTG GATGACCGCTCTAGAGCgcagaaggagaaagaggagttAGACCATGCAATTTCACTGGCTCTGGCtgaagatttgaaaaaaaaaagtg GATATAGATCGCAGACAGAAAAAGATGACGAGCTTACTAGGTCACGTCAGGAAGGTCTGAATCCACCTTTATATCCTCCATATGCCCCAGCCCCTCCACCGTATTATCCCAATGGACAACAAAG AATATGTGGTGGTTGTAAACTCGACATACGCTATGGCAACTACCTGGAATGCATGGGGACTTTCTTTCATCCCCAGTGCTTCTGTTGTCGTTCTTGTGGCCGTCCGATTGTTGAGAATGAG TTTTCTTTGTCAGGGAGGGATCCATATCACAAGTCCTGCTTTAAAGAACTGGCTCATCCCAAGTGTGAAGTTTGCCATCAATTT attCCAACAAATCGAGCTGGTTTGATCGAGTACAGATGCCATCCGTTTTGGTCACAAAAGTACTGTCCAGCACATGAACAGGATAACACATCTCGTTGCTGCAGTTGCGAACGCTTAGAG TCTTGGGATGCAAGGTACGTTTCATTGGGGGATGGGCGAAGTCTATGCTTCGAGTGCATGGAATCTGCTATCATGGACACCGGTGACTGTCAGGCTCTGTATCACGCCATACGAGACTACTTTGAAGGGATGAACATGCAATTGGATCAGCAAATACCCATGCTTCTGGTCGAAAGACAAGCTCTAAAAGAAGCTATTGTAGGCGAAAAGAGT GGCCCCCATCACATGCCCGAGACGAGGGGTTTATGCCTTTTGGAAGAGCAGACTGTCACCAGT ATCATCAAAAGGCCGAGAATTAGGGGGCATCAATATATTGGAATGAGAACCCAACCTCAGAAATTGACTCGAAATTGTGAAGTTACTGCCATTCTTGTTCTCTATGGCTTCCCAAG GTTACTAACAGGTGCCATTCTTGCCCATGAATTGATGCACGGCTTGTTACACCTCAAAG GGTACCAGAATCTTAATCCCGAGGTAGAGAAAGGCATCTGCCAGGTGCTTTCGTACATGTGGCTTGAGTCGGAAGTAATGCCGCGATTCAAAAACATGCCATCTTCATCTACATTTACATCCGCagcttcctcttcctcttccacgttttcataa